A part of Amycolatopsis lurida genomic DNA contains:
- the ribH gene encoding 6,7-dimethyl-8-ribityllumazine synthase yields the protein MSGEGRPDVELDLSDCKNIRLGIVATRWHTKITSALLERALEAAKAADLEEEPTVVRVAGAVELPVAAQALARTHDAVVALGVVIRGGTPHFEYVCDAVTAGLTRVALDESTPVGNGVLTCDTEQQALDRSGLPGSVEDKGYEATVAALDAAHALRNLRQPWTERGFV from the coding sequence GTGAGCGGCGAGGGCCGTCCGGACGTCGAGCTCGACCTGTCCGACTGTAAGAACATCCGGCTTGGGATCGTGGCCACGCGCTGGCACACGAAGATCACGAGCGCACTGCTGGAACGCGCCCTCGAGGCGGCCAAGGCGGCCGACCTGGAGGAAGAGCCGACGGTCGTGCGCGTCGCGGGCGCCGTCGAACTGCCCGTCGCCGCGCAGGCGCTGGCCCGCACGCACGACGCGGTCGTCGCGCTGGGCGTGGTCATCCGGGGCGGGACGCCGCACTTCGAGTACGTCTGCGACGCGGTCACCGCGGGCCTGACCAGGGTCGCGCTCGACGAGAGCACCCCGGTCGGCAACGGCGTCCTCACCTGCGACACCGAACAGCAGGCCCTGGACCGGTCGGGGCTGCCCGGCTCCGTCGAGGACAAAGGCTACGAAGCGACGGTCGCCGCGCTGGACGCCGCGCACGCGCTGCGGAACCTGCGCCAGCCGTGGACCGAGCGGGGCTTCGTGTGA
- a CDS encoding riboflavin synthase produces MFTGIVEELGEVTAVEQVPNAARLTVRGPLVTSDAGHGDSIAVSGVCLTVVAVTGGEFTVDVVHETLQRSSLAKVHVGDVVNLERATPAGGRLGGHIMQGHVDGTGVFLKRDEQGLTTFALPKKLSRYVVEKGSIAVDGVSLTVASVTDEEFSVALIPTTLELTTLGRNTPGDLVNLEVDVVAKYVEKLAMPHLRTQGDNGGTEERA; encoded by the coding sequence GTGTTCACCGGCATTGTCGAGGAACTCGGCGAGGTCACCGCGGTCGAGCAGGTCCCCAACGCCGCGAGACTGACCGTGCGAGGGCCGCTGGTGACCAGCGACGCCGGGCACGGCGACTCCATCGCGGTGAGTGGCGTGTGCCTCACCGTGGTCGCGGTGACGGGCGGTGAGTTTACCGTCGATGTCGTGCACGAGACCCTGCAGCGCTCCAGCCTCGCGAAGGTGCACGTCGGTGACGTGGTCAACCTCGAACGCGCGACGCCGGCGGGCGGCAGGCTCGGCGGGCACATCATGCAGGGCCATGTCGACGGCACCGGCGTCTTCCTCAAACGCGACGAGCAGGGACTCACCACGTTCGCGCTGCCGAAGAAGCTGTCCCGGTACGTGGTCGAGAAGGGGTCGATCGCGGTCGACGGCGTCTCCCTCACGGTCGCTTCGGTGACCGACGAGGAGTTCTCCGTCGCCCTGATCCCGACCACCCTCGAACTCACCACCCTCGGCCGGAACACCCCGGGCGACCTGGTGAACCTCGAGGTCGACGTGGTCGCCAAGTACGTCGAGAAGCTGGCCATGCCGCACCTGCGCACGCAGGGGGACAATGGCGGTACGGAGGAGCGGGCGTGA
- a CDS encoding PH domain-containing protein, whose product MTESEVVVVRPRRALVMCSVLAVIMLTTFVVVAVLLRGSDTGVIFQPSDQAAMIGIGVLLAAGTMLFATARVKADADGIEVRNVLMTKKFAWSEVLSVSFPDGASWARLELPDDEYYSVMAVQAVDRERAVAAVRALRKLHKAAWED is encoded by the coding sequence ATGACGGAGTCCGAAGTCGTGGTGGTGCGGCCCCGCCGTGCCCTGGTCATGTGCTCGGTGCTGGCGGTGATCATGCTGACGACGTTCGTGGTCGTCGCGGTCCTGCTGCGCGGCTCGGACACCGGCGTGATCTTCCAGCCGTCAGACCAGGCGGCGATGATCGGCATCGGCGTCCTGCTCGCCGCGGGCACGATGCTGTTCGCGACCGCGCGCGTGAAGGCCGACGCCGACGGCATCGAGGTCCGGAACGTGCTGATGACCAAGAAATTCGCGTGGAGCGAGGTGCTCTCGGTGAGCTTCCCGGACGGGGCCTCGTGGGCGCGGCTGGAGCTGCCGGACGACGAGTACTACTCGGTCATGGCGGTGCAGGCGGTGGACCGGGAACGCGCGGTGGCCGCGGTGCGAGCGCTGCGGAAGTTGCACAAGGCGGCCTGGGAAGACTGA
- a CDS encoding response regulator transcription factor, giving the protein MTLRVLIVDDEPLLRAGLRSLLGNQPDLTVAGEAGDGGEVVDLVRRTRPDVVLMDVRMPGVDGIEATRRVLAEIPEPPKILVITTFDNDDYVYDALLAGASGFLLKRARKEEFAHAIRTIAAGETLLFPDAIRRMVTARPAPSGLAPRPSSLTKRETEVLRLIATGKSNVDIAAELVISLETVKTHVGNIFGKLGAANRSQAVVFAYETGIVAPGHSLR; this is encoded by the coding sequence ATGACACTGCGGGTCCTGATCGTCGACGACGAACCCTTGCTGCGCGCCGGTTTGCGCTCACTGCTCGGCAACCAGCCCGATCTGACCGTGGCCGGGGAGGCCGGTGACGGCGGCGAAGTGGTCGATCTGGTGCGGCGGACGCGTCCCGACGTGGTCCTGATGGACGTGCGCATGCCCGGGGTGGACGGGATCGAGGCGACCCGGCGGGTACTGGCCGAAATCCCCGAACCGCCGAAGATCCTCGTGATCACGACGTTCGACAACGACGACTACGTCTACGACGCGCTGCTGGCCGGGGCCAGCGGATTCCTGCTGAAGCGGGCGCGCAAGGAGGAGTTCGCGCACGCCATCCGGACCATCGCCGCCGGGGAGACGCTGTTGTTCCCCGACGCGATCCGCCGGATGGTCACCGCGCGACCGGCGCCGTCCGGCCTCGCTCCCCGGCCGTCCTCGCTGACGAAACGGGAGACCGAGGTACTGCGGCTCATCGCCACCGGGAAGTCCAATGTGGACATAGCGGCCGAGCTGGTGATCAGCCTCGAAACCGTCAAGACCCATGTGGGCAACATCTTCGGGAAGCTGGGGGCGGCCAACCGCAGCCAGGCGGTGGTGTTCGCCTACGAGACCGGCATCGTCGCACCGGGGCACAGCCTGCGCTGA
- a CDS encoding flavoprotein yields the protein MSRVLGLVASSCGGLDTRFAAQLAKPAADRGWELAITLTPTAARWLEKTGGIGELEKLTELPVRSTSRLPGEPRPHPDPEVFLFAPASANSVAKLALGIADNQALTLLGDVLGTPGSTIVLGYQIQDTRIHHPAWQRHLDTLVSAGVTTARLSPEASWTSVLDLLPPV from the coding sequence GTGAGCAGGGTCCTCGGCCTGGTCGCGAGCTCGTGCGGCGGACTGGACACCCGGTTCGCCGCGCAGCTCGCGAAACCGGCCGCGGACCGCGGCTGGGAGCTCGCGATCACGCTGACCCCCACCGCGGCCCGCTGGCTGGAGAAGACCGGCGGGATCGGTGAGCTGGAGAAGCTCACCGAGCTGCCGGTCCGCAGTACCTCCCGGCTGCCGGGCGAACCCCGGCCGCATCCGGACCCCGAGGTGTTCCTCTTCGCGCCGGCGTCCGCGAACTCCGTGGCGAAACTGGCGCTGGGCATCGCCGACAACCAGGCGCTGACCCTGCTCGGCGACGTCCTCGGCACGCCGGGCAGCACGATCGTGCTGGGCTACCAGATCCAGGACACGCGGATCCACCATCCGGCGTGGCAGCGCCATCTCGACACGCTCGTCTCCGCAGGGGTCACCACCGCGAGGCTCAGCCCGGAGGCCTCGTGGACCTCCGTGCTGGACCTGCTGCCGCCGGTCTAG
- a CDS encoding bifunctional 3,4-dihydroxy-2-butanone-4-phosphate synthase/GTP cyclohydrolase II — MAVNADAIEAAIADIKAGRPVVVVDDEDRENEGDLIFAAEKATPELMAFMVRYTSGYVCVALTEAEADRLDLPPMYHTNQDQRGTAYSVTVDAAEGITTGISAADRSHTVRLLADPGSKASDFRRPGHVVPLRAKQGGVLRRPGHTEAAVDLARLAGLSPSGVLCEIVSQKDEGDMARRDELEVFAADHDLKMITIADLIAYRRRTEKQVERVAEARIPLNAGTFRAVGYDSLLDGIEHIAFVYGEIGDGEDILVRVHSECLTGDVFGSLRCDCGPQLEAALEAVAKEGRGVVLYIRGHEGRGIGLLHKLQAYQLQDAGADTVDANLQLGVPADARDYGTGAQILCDLGVRSMRLLTNNPAKRVGLEGYGLRVSGRVSLPISPNPENLRYLKTKRDRMGHDLSQLEHFDQVGAEVDQGNGGGTR; from the coding sequence GTGGCCGTGAACGCCGATGCCATCGAGGCGGCCATCGCCGACATCAAGGCGGGCCGTCCGGTCGTCGTGGTCGACGACGAGGACCGCGAGAACGAGGGCGACCTGATCTTCGCGGCGGAGAAGGCCACGCCGGAACTGATGGCCTTCATGGTGCGCTACACCTCGGGTTACGTCTGCGTGGCGCTGACCGAGGCCGAGGCGGACAGGCTCGACCTGCCGCCGATGTATCACACGAACCAGGACCAGCGCGGCACCGCGTACAGCGTCACGGTCGACGCCGCCGAGGGCATCACCACCGGTATCTCCGCGGCCGACCGATCGCACACCGTCCGGCTGCTCGCCGACCCGGGTTCCAAGGCGTCGGACTTCCGGCGGCCCGGCCACGTGGTCCCGCTGCGCGCCAAGCAGGGCGGCGTCCTGCGGCGCCCGGGGCACACCGAAGCCGCCGTCGACCTGGCCCGGCTCGCCGGGCTCTCGCCGTCCGGTGTGCTCTGCGAGATCGTTTCGCAGAAGGACGAGGGCGACATGGCCCGCCGCGACGAACTCGAGGTCTTCGCCGCGGACCACGACCTCAAGATGATCACCATCGCCGACCTGATCGCGTACCGGCGGCGCACCGAGAAGCAGGTCGAGCGGGTCGCCGAGGCGCGCATCCCGCTGAACGCGGGCACCTTCCGGGCGGTCGGTTACGACAGCCTGCTCGACGGCATCGAGCACATCGCGTTCGTCTACGGCGAGATCGGCGACGGCGAGGACATCCTGGTCCGCGTGCACTCCGAGTGCCTGACCGGTGACGTCTTCGGCTCACTGCGCTGCGACTGCGGCCCGCAGCTGGAGGCCGCGCTGGAAGCGGTCGCCAAGGAAGGGCGCGGTGTCGTGCTCTACATCCGCGGCCACGAGGGCCGCGGCATCGGGCTGCTGCACAAACTGCAGGCCTACCAGCTGCAGGACGCCGGCGCGGACACCGTCGACGCGAACCTGCAGCTCGGCGTCCCCGCCGACGCGCGGGACTACGGCACCGGCGCGCAGATCCTGTGCGACCTCGGCGTCCGCTCGATGCGGCTGCTGACGAACAACCCGGCCAAGCGGGTCGGGCTGGAGGGCTACGGCCTGCGGGTGAGCGGGCGGGTGTCGCTGCCGATCTCGCCGAACCCGGAGAACCTGCGCTACCTCAAGACCAAACGGGACCGGATGGGACACGACCTGTCCCAGCTGGAGCATTTCGACCAGGTCGGCGCCGAGGTCGACCAGGGCAACGGAGGTGGCACGCGGTGA
- a CDS encoding sensor histidine kinase — protein MVNPLKPLVRIGSYRSLPFGFLGMAITAIPFPIALIPAVLIPGDVRAKALYGVLAMGVLVALAGLPGPMRRVGIWFSNQMLGTRIAQPPPNTKVAWPERRRSAAWLLVHTALGWVLFGLGCFLFLGFVLTLVWAGGGGSPIAIFGEEVTIEPGVAGAWTLPIGFFTLVVIAYVLAGFTKLFQYSAVALLGPSAAERVAAAEVRANHFEQRNRLARELHDSIGHTLTTSTIQAAAAAELVDSEPQLVRRALGTIEESSRAALEDLDHVLGLLRDDRSSREPERRLLEAGTLAERARAGGAVIDYELTGPAAELPATLSREAYRIVQEGLTNALRHAHPGPVTVRVAVLADALRIEIVNPLVEHAVASGRGGNGLPGLTERVEALRGELVAGPAVDGEPLWRLVTTIPLRSHP, from the coding sequence ATGGTCAACCCACTCAAGCCCCTGGTCCGGATCGGCAGCTACCGCAGCCTGCCGTTCGGCTTCCTCGGCATGGCGATCACCGCGATCCCGTTCCCGATCGCGCTCATCCCCGCCGTCCTCATCCCGGGCGACGTGCGGGCGAAGGCGCTCTACGGCGTGCTCGCCATGGGCGTACTGGTCGCGCTGGCCGGCTTGCCGGGGCCGATGCGGCGGGTCGGTATCTGGTTCTCCAACCAGATGCTGGGCACCCGGATCGCGCAGCCTCCGCCGAATACGAAGGTCGCCTGGCCGGAGCGCCGGCGCTCGGCCGCCTGGCTGCTCGTGCACACCGCGCTCGGCTGGGTGCTGTTCGGCCTCGGCTGCTTCCTGTTCCTGGGTTTCGTCCTGACGCTGGTATGGGCCGGGGGTGGCGGCAGCCCCATCGCGATCTTCGGTGAAGAGGTGACGATCGAACCCGGCGTCGCCGGAGCGTGGACCTTGCCGATCGGGTTCTTCACGCTCGTGGTGATCGCGTACGTCCTCGCCGGCTTCACCAAACTGTTCCAGTACAGCGCGGTCGCGCTGCTGGGCCCCTCGGCGGCCGAACGCGTCGCCGCCGCCGAAGTCCGGGCGAACCATTTCGAGCAGCGCAACCGGCTGGCCCGCGAACTGCACGACTCCATCGGCCACACGCTGACGACGTCGACCATCCAGGCGGCCGCGGCCGCCGAACTGGTCGATTCCGAACCGCAGTTGGTGCGCCGGGCGCTGGGCACCATCGAGGAGTCGTCCCGTGCGGCGCTCGAAGACCTCGACCACGTGCTGGGCCTGCTGCGGGACGACCGGTCCTCCCGCGAACCCGAACGACGGCTGCTCGAGGCCGGCACGCTGGCCGAACGAGCTCGCGCGGGTGGCGCGGTGATCGACTACGAGCTGACCGGGCCCGCCGCGGAACTTCCCGCCACCCTTTCGCGGGAGGCGTACCGGATCGTCCAAGAAGGACTGACGAACGCGCTGCGGCACGCCCACCCCGGCCCGGTGACCGTGCGGGTCGCGGTGCTCGCCGACGCGTTGCGGATCGAGATCGTGAACCCGCTCGTGGAGCACGCCGTCGCTTCCGGCCGCGGCGGCAACGGACTGCCGGGGCTCACCGAACGTGTCGAAGCGCTGCGCGGCGAACTCGTCGCGGGGCCGGCCGTCGACGGGGAACCGCTGTGGCGGCTGGTGACCACGATCCCGCTACGGTCGCACCCATGA
- the uvrC gene encoding excinuclease ABC subunit UvrC, translating to MADPTTYRPSPGSIPDAPGVYKFRDATKRVIYVGKAKSLRSRLNSYFADITGLHPRTRQMVTTAASVEWTVVSTEVEALQLEYNWIKEFDPRFNVRYRDDKSYPVLAVTMNEEFPRLHVYRGARKKGVRYFGPYAHAWAIRETLDLLLRVFPARTCSAGVFKRHGQIGRPCLLGYIGKCSAPCVGKVSADEHRAIVEDFCDFLAGRTDALIRRLEQEMAAASEELEFERAARLRDDLGALRRAMEKQAVVLGDGTDADVVAFAHDELEAAVQVFHVRGGRVRGQRGWVIDKAEEMDVKDLVDHFLTQFYGEEAERADDPDLGSPVPREVLVPELPADAEALGEWLSGLRGSRVSLRVPQRGDKRALAETVTRNAGEAFTQHKLRRAGDLTARSAALAELQDYLALETAPLRIECVDISHIQGSDVVASLVVFEDGIPRKSEYRRFALREAAEEGDVASIAEVVRRRFYRYLKENAEGAEVDPDRPGIDPETGKPRKFAYAPNLLVVDGAGPQATAAADVLSELGVTDVAVVGLAKRLEEVWLPGDPDPVILPRTSDALYLLQRLRDEAHRFAIRYHREKRSKRMQVSALDGVPGLGQARRTALIKHFGSVKKLREARIEEIEAVPGFGRRTAEAVVAALAGEQPQTAGESSS from the coding sequence GTGGCTGACCCGACCACCTACCGTCCCTCGCCGGGGAGCATCCCGGACGCCCCTGGCGTGTACAAATTTCGTGACGCCACGAAGAGGGTCATCTACGTCGGCAAGGCGAAAAGCCTCCGCAGCAGGCTGAACTCGTACTTCGCCGACATCACGGGCTTGCACCCGCGCACCCGCCAGATGGTGACGACGGCGGCGAGCGTCGAGTGGACCGTGGTGAGCACCGAGGTCGAGGCGCTCCAGCTGGAATACAACTGGATCAAGGAGTTCGACCCGCGGTTCAACGTCCGCTACCGGGACGACAAGAGCTATCCGGTCCTCGCCGTCACGATGAACGAGGAGTTCCCGCGCCTGCACGTCTATCGCGGCGCGCGCAAGAAGGGCGTGCGGTATTTCGGTCCGTACGCGCACGCCTGGGCCATCCGCGAAACGCTCGACCTGCTGCTCCGGGTCTTCCCGGCGCGCACCTGCTCGGCGGGCGTCTTCAAACGGCACGGCCAGATCGGCAGGCCCTGCCTGCTCGGCTACATCGGCAAATGCTCCGCGCCGTGCGTCGGCAAGGTCTCCGCCGACGAACACCGCGCGATCGTCGAGGATTTCTGCGACTTCCTCGCCGGCCGCACCGACGCGCTGATCCGCCGCCTGGAACAGGAAATGGCGGCCGCGTCCGAAGAGCTGGAGTTCGAGCGCGCGGCCCGGCTGCGCGACGACCTCGGCGCGTTGCGGCGCGCCATGGAGAAGCAGGCCGTCGTGCTCGGCGACGGCACCGACGCCGACGTCGTCGCCTTCGCCCACGACGAACTCGAAGCCGCCGTCCAGGTCTTCCACGTGCGCGGCGGCCGGGTCCGCGGCCAGCGCGGCTGGGTGATCGACAAGGCCGAAGAGATGGACGTCAAGGACCTCGTCGACCATTTCCTCACGCAGTTCTACGGTGAGGAGGCCGAACGCGCGGACGACCCCGACCTCGGGTCGCCGGTGCCGCGCGAAGTCCTCGTGCCCGAGTTGCCCGCCGACGCGGAAGCGCTCGGCGAATGGCTTTCCGGGCTGCGGGGGTCGAGGGTGAGCCTGCGGGTGCCGCAGCGCGGGGACAAGCGCGCGCTCGCGGAGACCGTGACACGCAACGCCGGCGAGGCGTTCACTCAGCACAAACTGCGCCGTGCGGGCGACCTCACCGCCCGCTCGGCCGCGCTGGCGGAACTGCAGGATTACCTGGCGCTGGAAACCGCGCCGCTGCGCATCGAATGCGTCGACATCAGCCATATCCAGGGCAGTGACGTGGTGGCGTCGCTCGTGGTGTTCGAGGACGGCATTCCGCGCAAGTCCGAGTACCGGCGTTTCGCGTTGCGCGAGGCCGCGGAAGAAGGCGACGTCGCCTCGATCGCCGAGGTCGTCCGCCGCCGCTTTTACCGCTACCTCAAGGAAAACGCCGAGGGTGCCGAGGTCGATCCGGACCGTCCGGGCATCGACCCGGAGACCGGCAAGCCGCGCAAGTTCGCGTACGCGCCGAACCTGCTCGTCGTCGACGGCGCGGGCCCGCAGGCCACCGCCGCCGCGGACGTCCTCTCCGAACTGGGTGTCACCGACGTCGCCGTGGTCGGCCTGGCGAAGCGGCTGGAGGAGGTGTGGCTCCCGGGCGATCCCGATCCGGTGATCCTGCCGCGCACCTCCGACGCGCTGTACCTGTTGCAGCGGCTGCGTGACGAGGCGCACCGCTTCGCCATCCGGTACCACCGGGAGAAGCGGTCCAAGCGGATGCAGGTGTCCGCTTTGGACGGCGTGCCCGGGCTGGGGCAGGCTCGCCGTACCGCGCTGATCAAGCACTTCGGCTCGGTGAAGAAACTCCGCGAAGCGCGGATAGAGGAGATCGAGGCGGTGCCCGGCTTCGGCAGGCGCACCGCCGAAGCGGTCGTCGCGGCACTCGCAGGGGAGCAGCCGCAGACGGCGGGGGAGTCCAGTTCGTGA
- the rpe gene encoding ribulose-phosphate 3-epimerase translates to MIAPSILSADFARLGDEIRAVAGEGETRADWVHVDVMDAHFVPNLTLGLPVVQSLLKATDVPIDCHLMIENPDKWAIGYAEAGAYNVTVHVEAAHDPIALAKNLRAAGAKAGLSIKPNTPIEDHLETLKHYDTLLVMSVEPGFGGQSFIEGVLDKVRTARRLVDTGHLKLVVEIDGGINADTIEQAAEAGVDCFVAGSAVYGAEDPGKAVAALREQAARARG, encoded by the coding sequence TTGATCGCACCCAGCATCCTCTCCGCGGACTTCGCCCGGCTCGGCGACGAGATCCGCGCCGTCGCGGGGGAGGGGGAGACCCGCGCGGACTGGGTCCACGTCGATGTCATGGACGCGCATTTCGTGCCGAACCTGACCCTGGGCCTGCCCGTGGTGCAGTCGCTGCTCAAGGCCACCGACGTGCCGATCGACTGCCACCTGATGATCGAGAACCCCGACAAGTGGGCCATCGGGTACGCCGAGGCGGGCGCCTACAACGTCACCGTGCACGTCGAGGCCGCGCACGACCCGATCGCGCTGGCGAAGAACCTGCGCGCCGCCGGGGCGAAGGCCGGGCTGTCGATCAAGCCGAACACGCCGATCGAGGACCACCTCGAGACCCTCAAGCACTACGACACGCTGCTGGTGATGTCGGTCGAGCCCGGTTTCGGCGGTCAGTCGTTCATCGAAGGCGTCCTCGACAAGGTGCGCACCGCGCGGCGCCTGGTCGACACCGGCCACCTGAAGCTCGTCGTCGAGATCGACGGCGGGATCAACGCCGACACCATCGAGCAGGCCGCCGAGGCCGGTGTGGACTGCTTCGTCGCCGGTTCCGCCGTCTACGGCGCCGAAGACCCTGGTAAGGCGGTCGCGGCGCTGCGCGAGCAGGCGGCCCGCGCCCGCGGCTGA
- a CDS encoding serine hydrolase domain-containing protein codes for MRKSLPGKKIIATASLVALLAATAATPALAVGGARHDVDEALKTLVRDGVPGAQATVTNPSGRTWSEREGVGNVETGTPFPHGSKFRAASVTKTFVAVVILQLVAEGKVRLDTPIDRYLPGLVSGNGNDGTKITVRQLLQHTSGLYDYVRDLDLEEWRHRGAEPGELVAIGLAHPPAFAPGTSWAYSNTNYIIAGMLIEKLTGRSVADEIRSRISEPLGLRGTSLPQRGNEELPRPHARGYAPGPVDYTEFDPSAAGASGGLISTGEDLNRFYGALVDGHLLPRAQLAEMQRTVPRPGGVPGSDYGLGIGSVPLSCGGRFWGHGGNIVGYANLSGAVPHGRRVNVVVNQNPLPDKASKDLAKALDTGFCAR; via the coding sequence ATGCGAAAATCCTTGCCAGGCAAGAAGATCATCGCCACCGCTTCCCTGGTCGCGCTGCTCGCCGCGACGGCGGCCACCCCGGCGCTCGCCGTGGGCGGAGCCCGTCACGACGTCGACGAAGCGCTGAAAACGCTGGTGCGGGACGGAGTACCCGGCGCGCAGGCGACGGTGACGAACCCGTCCGGGCGGACGTGGTCGGAGCGCGAAGGCGTCGGGAACGTCGAGACCGGGACACCCTTCCCGCACGGTTCGAAGTTCCGGGCGGCCAGTGTCACCAAGACCTTCGTCGCCGTCGTGATCCTGCAGCTGGTCGCCGAGGGGAAGGTGCGGCTGGACACGCCGATCGACCGGTACCTGCCGGGGCTCGTCAGCGGGAACGGCAACGACGGCACGAAGATCACCGTGCGCCAGCTGCTCCAGCACACCAGCGGGCTGTACGACTACGTCCGGGACCTCGACCTCGAAGAGTGGCGCCATCGCGGCGCGGAACCCGGAGAACTGGTGGCGATCGGCCTGGCACATCCTCCGGCGTTCGCCCCCGGGACGAGCTGGGCGTACTCCAACACCAACTACATCATCGCCGGGATGCTCATCGAAAAACTCACCGGCCGCTCCGTCGCCGACGAGATCCGGAGCAGGATCAGCGAACCGCTGGGCCTGCGCGGAACCTCCCTGCCGCAGCGCGGGAACGAAGAGCTGCCGCGCCCGCACGCCAGGGGTTACGCACCCGGGCCCGTCGATTACACCGAATTCGATCCGTCGGCCGCCGGCGCCTCCGGCGGGCTCATTTCGACCGGTGAAGACCTGAACCGCTTCTACGGCGCGCTCGTCGACGGCCACCTCCTGCCGCGCGCGCAGCTGGCGGAGATGCAGCGGACCGTTCCGCGGCCCGGCGGCGTTCCCGGCTCGGACTACGGCCTCGGCATCGGCTCCGTCCCGCTGTCGTGCGGTGGCAGGTTCTGGGGGCACGGAGGGAACATCGTCGGCTACGCGAACCTGTCGGGCGCCGTCCCGCACGGCAGGCGGGTGAACGTCGTGGTGAACCAGAATCCGTTGCCGGACAAGGCGTCGAAAGACCTCGCCAAGGCGCTGGACACCGGGTTCTGCGCCCGCTAG
- a CDS encoding S1 family peptidase, with protein sequence MSRLRTLGAATLAAAALTMTAGAVASAGTPTGVQPNIVGGGTAPTVSWGAQIYVNTPGRQWDGFNCSGSVIAQRWVLTAKHCLDSDGSGMRVRVGSNQLQGGREIAVDRKVSSPNGADISLLHLASDAGVTPISLTSSNPPVGSTNQLYGWGRETPTGPPASALKVANVRVTGTSRDAYGGPAIQSVGINGSAWKGDSGGPQVYNGVQVGVASTVQNQSGSNIRGTNNYGSVASARSWIRTTTGV encoded by the coding sequence GTGAGCCGTCTTCGTACGCTGGGCGCCGCCACCCTCGCCGCCGCAGCCCTCACCATGACCGCCGGCGCGGTCGCCTCCGCGGGCACCCCCACCGGTGTCCAGCCCAACATCGTGGGCGGCGGCACCGCCCCCACCGTGAGCTGGGGCGCCCAGATCTACGTCAACACCCCGGGCCGTCAGTGGGACGGGTTCAACTGCTCCGGCAGCGTCATCGCCCAGCGCTGGGTCCTGACCGCCAAGCACTGCCTCGACTCCGACGGCAGCGGCATGCGGGTCCGCGTCGGCAGCAACCAGCTCCAGGGCGGCCGTGAGATCGCGGTCGACCGCAAGGTGTCCTCGCCGAACGGCGCCGACATCTCGCTGCTGCACCTGGCCTCCGACGCCGGTGTCACGCCGATCAGCCTCACCAGCTCGAACCCGCCGGTCGGCAGCACCAACCAGCTCTACGGCTGGGGCCGCGAGACCCCGACCGGCCCGCCCGCCTCGGCGCTGAAGGTCGCCAACGTGCGCGTCACCGGTACCTCGCGCGACGCCTACGGCGGCCCGGCCATCCAGAGCGTCGGCATCAACGGTTCGGCGTGGAAGGGCGACTCGGGCGGCCCCCAGGTCTACAACGGCGTCCAGGTCGGTGTCGCTTCGACCGTGCAGAACCAGAGCGGCTCGAACATCCGCGGCACCAACAACTACGGCAGCGTCGCTTCGGCACGCTCCTGGATCCGTACGACCACCGGGGTCTGA
- a CDS encoding exodeoxyribonuclease III: protein MRIATWNVNSIGPRLPRVLDWLGSVQPDVLCLQELKCGTDAFPFEAVKELGYETAAYGIGRWNGVAIVSRVGLDDVTRGLTGEPTFEDKADARAIGATCGGLRLWSVYVPNGRDLENPHYGYKLAWLSALEATVREEQARGLPFAVLGDFNIAPTDADVWDIGLFAESTHVTEPERKALAALRDLGLSDVFPRPLKYDHPFTYWDYRAGNFPNNKGMRIDLVYADAVVAGAVTDSYVDREARKGKGPSDHAPIVVDLSL from the coding sequence ATGCGGATCGCGACCTGGAACGTGAACTCGATCGGGCCCCGGCTGCCGAGGGTGCTGGACTGGCTCGGCTCGGTACAGCCGGACGTGCTGTGCCTGCAGGAACTCAAATGCGGCACCGACGCCTTCCCCTTCGAGGCCGTGAAGGAACTGGGCTACGAGACGGCCGCGTACGGCATCGGGCGCTGGAACGGCGTCGCGATCGTGTCCCGCGTCGGTCTGGACGACGTGACACGGGGCCTGACCGGCGAGCCCACCTTCGAGGACAAGGCCGACGCGCGGGCCATCGGCGCCACCTGCGGCGGGCTGCGGCTGTGGTCGGTGTACGTGCCGAACGGGCGTGACCTGGAGAACCCGCACTACGGCTACAAACTGGCCTGGCTTTCGGCGCTGGAGGCGACCGTGCGGGAGGAACAGGCGCGCGGGCTGCCGTTCGCGGTGCTCGGCGACTTCAACATCGCGCCGACCGACGCGGACGTGTGGGACATCGGCCTGTTCGCCGAGTCGACGCACGTGACCGAGCCGGAGCGGAAGGCGCTCGCCGCGCTGCGCGACCTCGGGCTGTCGGACGTGTTCCCGAGGCCGCTGAAGTACGACCACCCGTTCACGTACTGGGATTACCGGGCGGGGAACTTCCCCAACAACAAGGGAATGCGGATCGACCTCGTGTACGCCGACGCCGTCGTGGCCGGCGCGGTGACGGATTCCTATGTGGACCGTGAGGCGCGGAAGGGGAAGGGGCCCTCGGACCACGCGCCGATCGTGGTGGATCTTTCGCTCTGA